One Novosphingobium sp. G106 DNA segment encodes these proteins:
- a CDS encoding TetR/AcrR family transcriptional regulator, whose amino-acid sequence MAASQRAGRRMGLENSSSRTALMDGVEAVMREDGYAALTARSVAERAGLKHQLVYYYFQTMDDLLMATYQRHIGRVQERTEAAFRARRPLHAFWEVSSNPHDARLNMEFMAMANHNDAIRAETIAFGEQLRKVGLEQAAARIDAAPIGREMFSALALTQSIAAIGSTVGIEAALGIQGGHDETRAMVEWWLNRLEPEDEA is encoded by the coding sequence ATGGCAGCAAGCCAGCGGGCTGGAAGGCGGATGGGCCTCGAGAATTCGTCCTCGCGCACCGCGCTGATGGACGGGGTCGAGGCGGTGATGCGCGAGGACGGCTATGCCGCGCTGACCGCGCGCAGCGTGGCGGAGCGCGCGGGCCTCAAGCACCAGCTGGTCTATTACTATTTCCAGACGATGGACGACCTCCTGATGGCGACCTACCAGCGCCACATCGGCCGGGTGCAGGAGCGGACCGAGGCGGCGTTCCGCGCGCGCCGCCCGCTGCATGCCTTCTGGGAGGTCAGCTCGAACCCCCACGACGCGCGGCTCAACATGGAATTCATGGCCATGGCCAACCACAACGACGCCATCCGCGCCGAGACGATCGCCTTCGGCGAACAGCTGCGCAAGGTCGGGCTCGAACAGGCGGCCGCGCGGATCGACGCTGCCCCAATCGGGCGGGAGATGTTCTCGGCCCTCGCCCTCACCCAGTCGATCGCGGCGATCGGCAGCACGGTGGGCATCGAGGCCGCACTGGGCATCCAGGGCGGGCACGACGAGACGCGGGCGATGGTCGAATGGTGGCTGAACCGGCTCGAGCCGGAGGACGAGGCCTGA
- the galE gene encoding UDP-glucose 4-epimerase GalE — protein MSFQKPPVLVTGGAGYIGSHAVLALADAGWPVAVVDNLCTGFRWAVPESVPFFEGDVGNADLMRQIFATQGTQAILHFAGSVVVPESVSDPLKYYRNNTGNTCALLSAAVAAGVPHFIFSSTAATYGVPDVSPVTESTPQVPINPYGMSKLMTEAMLADIAAAHSINYCALRYFNVAGADPDARTGQSTAGATHLIKVAVEAALGQREGVDVYGTDYPTPDGTGVRDYIHVSDLAAAHVLALEALIMNPAHSLTMNCGYGRGFSVLEVLDAVERVSGRKIARRLCLRRAGDPDSLISDNSRIKATLPWVPRHADLDAIVGHALAWEQKLAEIRRAA, from the coding sequence ATGTCCTTCCAGAAGCCACCCGTGCTCGTGACCGGCGGCGCCGGCTATATCGGTAGCCACGCCGTGCTCGCTCTGGCCGATGCCGGCTGGCCGGTGGCGGTGGTCGACAACCTCTGCACGGGCTTCCGCTGGGCCGTGCCGGAGAGCGTTCCCTTCTTCGAGGGCGACGTCGGCAACGCCGATCTGATGCGCCAGATATTTGCCACGCAGGGCACCCAGGCGATCCTGCACTTCGCCGGCTCGGTCGTCGTGCCGGAATCGGTGAGCGATCCGCTCAAGTACTATCGCAACAACACCGGCAACACCTGCGCGCTGCTGAGCGCCGCGGTGGCGGCCGGCGTGCCGCATTTCATCTTCAGCTCGACCGCGGCGACCTATGGTGTGCCCGATGTCTCGCCGGTCACCGAAAGCACGCCGCAGGTGCCGATCAACCCCTACGGCATGTCGAAGCTGATGACCGAGGCGATGCTGGCCGACATCGCCGCGGCGCACTCGATCAACTACTGTGCATTACGCTATTTCAACGTCGCCGGCGCCGATCCCGATGCGCGGACAGGCCAGTCCACGGCGGGAGCGACGCACCTGATCAAGGTTGCGGTCGAAGCGGCGCTGGGCCAGCGCGAGGGTGTCGACGTCTACGGCACCGACTACCCGACTCCCGACGGCACCGGCGTACGCGACTATATCCACGTCTCGGACCTCGCCGCGGCGCATGTCCTGGCCCTGGAGGCGCTGATCATGAACCCGGCGCACTCGCTGACGATGAACTGCGGCTATGGCCGCGGCTTTTCGGTTCTCGAAGTGCTGGACGCGGTCGAGCGGGTGTCCGGCCGCAAGATCGCGCGCCGTCTCTGCCTGCGCCGCGCGGGTGACCCCGATTCGCTGATCTCGGATAATTCGCGGATCAAGGCGACGCTGCCCTGGGTACCGCGGCATGCCGATCTGGACGCGATCGTCGGCCATGCGCTGGCCTGGGAGCAAAAGCTCGCGGAGATCCGCCGCGCCGCTTGA
- a CDS encoding helix-turn-helix domain-containing protein, whose translation MTKLREPLEEIGACGLPLALEVMGERWSFMILRAAFNGVWHFEEFLGVLGIARNILSNRLSKLVEHGIMRREPCPEDRRKVEYRLTDKGEDLLPAMLALRQWGEKYGLGVPSNPVLVDKRDHQPIRLVNVRGHDDRVLTWHELQWQDRSEIGAEKACSGPAVEDLPGWRQKD comes from the coding sequence ATGACGAAATTGCGCGAACCGCTCGAGGAAATCGGCGCCTGTGGCTTGCCCCTGGCGCTGGAAGTCATGGGCGAGCGCTGGTCGTTCATGATCCTGCGTGCCGCCTTCAATGGCGTCTGGCATTTCGAGGAATTCCTCGGCGTGCTGGGCATCGCCCGCAACATCCTGTCGAATCGCCTCTCCAAGCTGGTCGAACACGGCATCATGCGCCGCGAGCCATGCCCCGAGGACCGCCGCAAGGTCGAATACCGGCTCACCGACAAGGGCGAGGACCTGCTGCCCGCCATGCTGGCGCTGCGCCAGTGGGGCGAGAAATACGGGCTGGGCGTGCCATCCAACCCGGTGCTCGTCGACAAGCGCGATCACCAGCCGATCCGCCTCGTCAACGTCCGTGGCCATGACGACCGCGTGCTGACCTGGCATGAGCTACAGTGGCAGGATCGATCGGAGATCGGCGCGGAGAAGGCGTGCTCGGGACCTGCAGTCGAGGATCTGCCGGGGTGGCGGCAGAAGGACTAG
- a CDS encoding DUF4136 domain-containing protein, whose translation MKTLPFAAAALSLMLSGCVAPVGPVEVTRFHAPDTARLGRGVVSVEPAPGMAGDSLEWRTYAAAVGRQLTVLGYREQAAGTGDQVAYVRLQRQTYQPERNRNPVSVGVGGSTGSYGSGVGLGLGIDLSGPPPAVVETELAVTIKDRATGQALWEGRSSFTVTEKSPLANSQLGAAKMAEALFKGFPGNSGETIQVK comes from the coding sequence ATGAAGACGCTTCCCTTTGCCGCCGCGGCGCTCTCGCTCATGCTCTCAGGCTGCGTCGCACCGGTAGGCCCGGTCGAGGTGACGCGTTTCCATGCACCCGATACCGCCCGGCTCGGCCGCGGCGTGGTATCGGTGGAACCCGCGCCGGGGATGGCCGGCGACAGCCTCGAATGGCGGACCTACGCCGCCGCAGTCGGCCGTCAGCTGACAGTGCTGGGCTACCGTGAGCAGGCGGCAGGCACTGGCGACCAGGTCGCCTATGTGCGTCTCCAGCGCCAGACCTACCAGCCGGAGCGCAACCGCAATCCGGTCTCGGTCGGGGTCGGCGGATCGACCGGCTCCTACGGTTCGGGGGTCGGGCTGGGCCTCGGCATCGACCTGTCGGGCCCTCCCCCGGCCGTCGTCGAGACCGAGCTCGCGGTCACGATCAAGGACCGCGCCACCGGCCAGGCACTCTGGGAAGGCCGCTCGAGCTTCACCGTCACCGAGAAATCGCCGCTCGCCAACAGCCAGCTCGGCGCGGCGAAGATGGCCGAGGCGCTGTTCAAGGGCTTCCCCGGGAACTCGGGTGAAACTATCCAGGTGAAATGA
- a CDS encoding replication-associated recombination protein A yields the protein MADLFADDMPAQPRQDEPSPDAPLADRLRPRTLADVVGQEHITGPEGAIGRMVAAGKLSSMILWGPPGTGKTSTARLLADSVGMRFVAISAVFSGVADLKKVFAEADVAARAGQRTLLFVDEIHRFNRAQQDGFLPFVEKGTVTLVGATTENPSFELNAALLSRAQVLILRRLDADALAKLLDKAEALEGPLPVTPEAREALVASADGDGRFLLNQAETLYAAKITEPLDPAGLGAFLQRRVAVYDKDREGHYNLISALHKSLRGSDPQAALYYMARMLTAGEEPLYVLRRLVRFASEDVGLADPEALVQCLAAKDAYDFLGSPEGELAIVQACLYLATAPKSNAAYVAQKEAWRSARETGSLMPPATILNAPTKLMKDIGYGKGYAYDHDADEGFSGADYWPDEMAPQTFYHPVERGFERQVIERIAYWDKLRAKRREGE from the coding sequence ATGGCCGATCTTTTCGCCGACGACATGCCGGCTCAGCCCAGACAGGACGAACCCAGCCCCGACGCGCCGCTGGCCGATCGGCTGCGCCCGCGCACGCTGGCCGACGTCGTCGGACAGGAGCACATCACCGGGCCGGAAGGCGCGATCGGGCGGATGGTGGCGGCGGGCAAGCTCTCGTCGATGATCCTCTGGGGGCCGCCGGGCACGGGCAAGACGAGCACGGCGCGACTGCTCGCCGATTCAGTGGGCATGCGCTTCGTCGCGATCAGTGCGGTCTTTTCAGGCGTTGCCGATTTGAAGAAGGTCTTCGCCGAGGCAGACGTGGCGGCCAGGGCCGGGCAGCGCACCTTGCTGTTCGTCGACGAGATCCACCGCTTCAATCGCGCGCAGCAGGACGGTTTCCTGCCGTTCGTCGAGAAGGGCACGGTGACCCTGGTCGGCGCAACGACCGAGAATCCCAGCTTCGAGCTCAACGCGGCCCTGCTCTCCCGCGCGCAGGTGCTGATCCTGCGCCGGCTCGATGCCGATGCCCTGGCCAAGCTGCTCGACAAGGCCGAGGCGCTCGAAGGCCCCCTACCCGTCACGCCCGAGGCACGCGAGGCGCTGGTCGCCTCGGCCGACGGCGACGGACGGTTCCTGCTGAACCAGGCCGAGACGCTCTATGCCGCCAAGATCACGGAGCCGCTCGATCCAGCCGGCCTCGGCGCTTTCCTGCAACGCCGCGTCGCGGTCTATGACAAGGACCGCGAGGGGCACTACAACCTGATCTCGGCGCTGCACAAAAGCCTGCGCGGCTCGGACCCGCAGGCCGCGCTCTACTACATGGCGCGGATGCTGACCGCGGGCGAAGAGCCGCTCTATGTGCTGCGCCGGCTGGTCCGCTTCGCCAGCGAGGACGTGGGCCTCGCCGATCCCGAAGCGCTGGTGCAATGCCTTGCGGCCAAGGACGCCTACGACTTCCTCGGCTCGCCCGAGGGCGAACTGGCGATCGTCCAGGCCTGCCTCTACCTCGCGACCGCGCCCAAATCGAACGCCGCCTATGTCGCGCAGAAGGAGGCCTGGCGCAGCGCCAGGGAGACCGGCTCGCTGATGCCGCCGGCGACGATCCTCAACGCGCCGACCAAGCTGATGAAGGACATCGGCTACGGCAAGGGCTATGCCTATGACCACGACGCCGACGAGGGTTTTTCGGGCGCCGACTATTGGCCCGACGAGATGGCGCCGCAGACCTTCTACCACCCGGTCGAGCGCGGCTTCGAGCGGCAGGTGATCGAACGCATCGCCTATTGGGACAAGCTGAGGGCCAAGCGGCGCGAAGGCGAATGA
- the ykgO gene encoding type B 50S ribosomal protein L36 yields the protein MKIRNSLKSLKDRHRDNRVIRRRGRTYVINKTNRRFKARQG from the coding sequence ATGAAGATTCGCAACAGCCTCAAGTCGCTCAAGGACCGCCACCGGGACAACCGCGTGATCCGCCGCCGTGGCCGGACCTATGTGATCAACAAGACCAACCGCCGCTTCAAGGCGCGCCAGGGCTGA
- a CDS encoding DUF47 family protein, producing MRQIAALPYRSEGPALDAPVRVMLVTSRGTGRWVIPKGNIPSGFSPHAAAAMEAEEEAGVHGSVCPIPLGSYRYRKQRGNGASLMVDVDVFPMAVTQELDQWKEKSQRERRWFTLPEAAKAVDEADLADLMRSFATSEFKAAARRTGMFQRVAQKSRINHMFAWFQRLLPKTGNFFDLFEAHAVTIVAAADALARLFQGGSRADHIREIVEREHDADDIIREVLTTVRKTFLTPFDRGAITSLIGSMDNAIDEMNAAAGAVSLYEFADFDDDMRDMTAIIVDAARVTAEAMPLLRDVGRNGARLHELTERLVRMEGHADEIHDAGLKKAFKQFGDSETMKFVVVREIYKHLERIVDALEDVANEIDGIVIDHA from the coding sequence ATCCGCCAGATCGCCGCCTTGCCCTACCGTTCCGAAGGACCAGCGCTCGATGCGCCGGTGCGGGTCATGCTCGTCACCTCGCGCGGCACGGGGCGCTGGGTAATTCCCAAAGGCAACATTCCCTCGGGGTTTTCGCCGCATGCCGCAGCGGCGATGGAGGCCGAGGAAGAGGCCGGCGTCCACGGCTCGGTCTGTCCGATCCCGCTCGGTTCCTACCGCTATCGCAAGCAGCGGGGCAACGGCGCCTCTTTGATGGTCGACGTCGACGTCTTCCCGATGGCGGTGACGCAGGAACTCGACCAGTGGAAGGAAAAGAGCCAGCGCGAGCGCCGCTGGTTCACCCTGCCCGAGGCGGCGAAAGCGGTCGACGAGGCGGACCTTGCCGATCTCATGCGCTCTTTCGCGACATCGGAATTCAAGGCCGCGGCCCGGCGCACCGGCATGTTTCAGCGCGTCGCGCAAAAATCCAGGATCAATCATATGTTCGCGTGGTTCCAGCGGCTGCTGCCCAAGACCGGCAATTTCTTCGACCTCTTCGAGGCCCATGCGGTGACAATCGTCGCCGCGGCCGATGCCCTGGCGCGGCTGTTCCAGGGCGGGTCGCGCGCCGATCACATCCGCGAGATCGTCGAGCGCGAGCACGATGCCGATGACATCATCCGCGAAGTGCTGACGACGGTCCGCAAGACTTTCCTGACTCCGTTCGACCGCGGTGCGATCACCAGTCTGATCGGTTCGATGGACAATGCCATCGACGAGATGAACGCGGCGGCGGGCGCGGTATCGCTCTACGAATTCGCCGATTTCGACGACGACATGCGCGACATGACCGCGATCATCGTCGATGCCGCGCGCGTCACCGCCGAGGCGATGCCGCTGCTGCGCGATGTCGGCCGCAACGGCGCGCGGCTGCACGAGCTGACCGAGCGTCTCGTCCGCATGGAAGGCCATGCCGACGAGATCCACGACGCCGGGCTCAAGAAGGCCTTCAAGCAGTTCGGCGACAGTGAGACGATGAAGTTCGTCGTCGTGCGCGAGATCTACAAGCACCTCGAGCGCATCGTCGACGCGCTGGAGGACGTCGCCAACGAGATCGACGGCATCGTGATCGATCACGCCTGA
- a CDS encoding inorganic phosphate transporter has product MVHELALPLLVGLIAVALAFDFLNGLHDAANSIATVVATRLLSPVKAVLFAAAFNFAAYFLSLAFPVLHKVAETIGAGLIAKDLVTPGVVFGALVGAMFWNVVTWLKGIPSSSSHALIGGLIGAGVAHAGIDGIQWTGLNKTLIAIVLSPVLGMMLSMLVMLITSWAFRNSTSRAAEGSFRFLHLFSSAAYSLSHGLNDAQKTMGVITVLLYSTGHLSGEFHVPHWVAISCYVAIAAGTMSGGWKIIETMGSRITKLSQHQGFSASTGGSITLFAASLLGIPVSTTQTITGSIIGAGTARRASAIRWSVAQSVVMAWVITIPASAAVGALFYGLTTLF; this is encoded by the coding sequence ATGGTCCACGAACTCGCCCTGCCGCTGCTTGTCGGACTGATCGCGGTCGCGCTGGCGTTCGACTTCCTCAACGGCCTGCATGACGCGGCGAACTCGATCGCCACGGTCGTCGCGACGCGGCTGCTGAGCCCGGTCAAGGCGGTGCTCTTCGCCGCGGCATTCAACTTCGCCGCCTATTTCCTCAGCCTGGCCTTCCCGGTGCTGCACAAGGTGGCCGAGACGATCGGCGCGGGACTGATCGCCAAGGACCTCGTGACGCCGGGCGTGGTGTTCGGCGCGCTGGTGGGGGCGATGTTCTGGAACGTGGTGACCTGGCTCAAGGGCATCCCCTCGTCGAGCAGCCATGCCCTGATCGGCGGACTCATCGGCGCGGGTGTCGCCCACGCCGGCATCGACGGCATCCAGTGGACCGGCCTGAACAAGACGCTGATCGCGATCGTGCTGTCGCCCGTGCTGGGGATGATGCTCTCGATGCTGGTCATGCTGATCACCAGCTGGGCCTTCCGCAACTCGACCTCGCGCGCCGCCGAAGGCTCGTTTCGCTTCCTCCACCTGTTCTCCTCCGCCGCCTATTCGTTGAGCCACGGGCTCAACGATGCGCAGAAGACGATGGGGGTCATCACCGTGCTGCTCTATTCGACCGGGCACCTGTCGGGCGAGTTCCACGTGCCGCACTGGGTGGCGATCAGCTGCTACGTCGCGATCGCGGCGGGAACGATGTCGGGTGGCTGGAAGATCATCGAGACCATGGGCAGCCGCATCACCAAGCTGTCGCAGCACCAGGGCTTCAGCGCCTCGACCGGCGGCTCGATCACGCTCTTCGCCGCTTCGCTGCTGGGCATCCCGGTCTCGACCACGCAGACGATCACGGGCTCGATCATCGGCGCCGGCACCGCCCGCCGCGCCTCGGCTATCCGCTGGAGCGTGGCGCAGAGCGTGGTGATGGCCTGGGTGATCACGATCCCCGCCTCGGCAGCGGTGGGCGCGCTGTTCTACGGGCTGACGACGTTGTTCTAG
- a CDS encoding HAD family phosphatase, whose translation MSSAPVSAVVFDVGKVLYQWDLRHLFAKLIADPDELEWFVGTVVTPEWHYQHDTGRMLAETIPERIAEFPEHEALIRAFAARFGETIPGPVPGSLELVEELYVRGVPLFAITNFSADFWPPFRVGQPIFDRFRDIVVSGDEKLYKPNPEIYALAAQRFGHAPGEMLFIDDNAENVTAARDCGWQAHHFIDAPTLAADLRARGLLA comes from the coding sequence ATGTCCTCAGCACCGGTCTCGGCAGTCGTCTTCGATGTCGGCAAGGTCCTTTACCAATGGGACCTGCGCCATCTGTTTGCCAAGCTGATCGCCGATCCGGACGAGCTCGAGTGGTTCGTCGGCACGGTCGTCACGCCCGAGTGGCACTACCAGCACGACACAGGGCGGATGCTCGCGGAGACGATTCCCGAGCGCATTGCCGAGTTCCCGGAGCATGAGGCGCTGATTCGCGCTTTCGCCGCACGCTTCGGCGAGACGATTCCCGGCCCGGTGCCCGGTAGCCTCGAACTGGTCGAGGAACTCTATGTCCGCGGCGTGCCGCTGTTCGCGATCACCAATTTCAGCGCCGACTTCTGGCCGCCGTTCCGCGTCGGCCAGCCGATCTTCGACCGCTTTCGCGACATCGTCGTCTCGGGTGACGAGAAGCTCTATAAGCCCAACCCCGAGATCTACGCCCTGGCCGCCCAGCGCTTCGGCCACGCTCCCGGCGAGATGCTGTTCATCGACGACAATGCGGAGAACGTCACCGCGGCGCGCGACTGCGGCTGGCAGGCGCACCATTTCATCGACGCCCCGACCCTGGCCGCGGACCTGCGCGCGCGCGGCCTGCTCGCCTGA
- a CDS encoding DUF885 domain-containing protein, with protein sequence MKRNLLSGLAVVALAFGTTGPALAAPAKKARVQPAAPQPTMAWKDFTQATIDRWLALDPAFAVYQGAHQFDGKLPDWSDAGLRTRGDFLRSVIAQAKAYTALTGADAFERDYLIQVAEGQLFWLEDADQPHTNPAFYINGGLDPNVYISREYASKEDRMKVMIAFFEAVPEAAKNIRANLKTPLPASFIKHGISGFGGFAEYYRGDARAAFADTGDAVLQTLYREASEKAAQSMTELADWLKTQQPTATQDFALGAAKFSRMLKATEGVDVPLVRLEAVGQADLRRNQLALKQACAAYAPGKSIPDCFGKLNAEKPPEGPVAAATKQIPDLTAFVREHDLVSIPGTEQALVRQSPPYNAQNGAYIDPPGPYEKGIPSIYYIAPPDPSWSKEKQLEYIPGVKDLLFTSVHEVMPGHFLQFLHSNRSPSWIGRLFVGYAYAEGWAHYSEEMMWEAGLGNGDPGTHVGQLSNALLRNCRFLSAIGMHSGKMTQAQSDAMFRTQCYQGAGTAEQQAARGTYDPAYLNYTLGKLMIRKLRADWTAKHGGRAAWKEFHDQFLSYGGPPIPLVRKAMMNEPTAKAVF encoded by the coding sequence ATGAAGCGCAACCTGCTTTCCGGACTGGCCGTAGTGGCGCTGGCTTTCGGCACGACAGGCCCCGCCCTCGCCGCTCCTGCCAAGAAAGCGAGGGTGCAGCCGGCTGCCCCTCAACCGACGATGGCCTGGAAGGACTTCACGCAGGCGACGATCGACCGCTGGCTGGCGCTCGACCCGGCTTTCGCGGTCTATCAAGGCGCGCACCAGTTCGACGGCAAGCTACCCGACTGGAGCGACGCCGGTCTTAGAACGCGCGGCGATTTCCTGCGCTCGGTGATCGCGCAGGCCAAGGCCTATACCGCACTTACCGGCGCCGATGCCTTCGAGCGCGACTACCTGATCCAGGTCGCCGAGGGGCAGCTGTTCTGGCTCGAGGACGCCGACCAGCCGCACACCAACCCCGCCTTCTACATCAACGGCGGGCTCGACCCGAACGTCTACATCTCGCGCGAATATGCCAGCAAGGAAGATCGAATGAAGGTGATGATCGCCTTCTTCGAAGCGGTGCCGGAAGCGGCGAAGAACATTCGCGCCAACCTCAAGACGCCATTGCCTGCGAGCTTCATCAAGCACGGCATTTCCGGCTTCGGCGGCTTCGCCGAATATTACCGCGGCGATGCGCGTGCTGCCTTTGCCGACACCGGCGACGCGGTTCTCCAGACCTTGTACCGCGAGGCCTCCGAAAAGGCCGCGCAGTCGATGACCGAGCTCGCCGACTGGCTCAAGACGCAGCAGCCCACCGCGACGCAGGACTTCGCCCTGGGCGCCGCCAAGTTCTCACGCATGCTTAAGGCGACCGAGGGTGTCGACGTCCCCCTCGTCAGGCTCGAGGCGGTCGGCCAGGCGGACCTCCGCCGCAACCAGTTGGCGCTCAAGCAGGCCTGCGCTGCCTATGCGCCAGGCAAGTCGATCCCCGATTGCTTCGGCAAGCTCAACGCCGAAAAGCCTCCCGAAGGCCCGGTGGCGGCGGCGACCAAGCAGATCCCCGACCTGACCGCTTTCGTGCGCGAGCACGATCTCGTGTCGATCCCGGGCACCGAGCAGGCGCTGGTCCGCCAGTCCCCGCCCTACAACGCGCAGAACGGCGCCTATATCGATCCGCCGGGGCCTTACGAGAAGGGCATCCCCTCGATCTACTATATCGCCCCACCCGATCCGAGCTGGTCGAAGGAGAAGCAGCTCGAGTACATTCCCGGGGTCAAGGACCTGCTGTTCACCAGCGTGCACGAGGTCATGCCCGGGCACTTCCTCCAGTTCCTCCACTCGAACCGCTCTCCCTCGTGGATCGGCCGGCTGTTCGTCGGCTATGCCTATGCCGAAGGCTGGGCGCACTACAGCGAGGAGATGATGTGGGAGGCCGGGCTCGGCAATGGCGATCCCGGTACCCATGTCGGCCAGCTCTCCAATGCGCTGCTGCGCAACTGCCGCTTCCTCTCGGCGATCGGCATGCACAGCGGCAAGATGACGCAGGCGCAGTCGGACGCGATGTTCCGCACCCAGTGCTACCAGGGCGCGGGCACGGCCGAACAGCAGGCGGCGCGCGGGACCTATGACCCCGCCTACCTCAACTACACGCTGGGCAAGCTGATGATCCGCAAGCTGCGCGCCGACTGGACCGCGAAGCACGGGGGCCGGGCGGCGTGGAAGGAGTTCCACGACCAGTTCCTCAGCTACGGCGGCCCGCCGATCCCGCTGGTGCGCAAGGCGATGATGAACGAGCCAACCGCGAAGGCGGTGTTTTAA
- a CDS encoding M14-type cytosolic carboxypeptidase, translating into MSDIQITAAFDSGNIEVLSISGASAALKIRRDRDSDFFQWFHFRVTGGKGRELELRLTALNAAAYPGGWPGYRAAVSEDRQYWGRAETSWDEKADAGTLTIRYTPESDVCWFAYFAPYSMERHHDLVAAATTSEGVDYRCLGYSLEGQPIDCLEMGEGPVQVWLYARQHPGESMAEWWMEGALEALTDPADPIARVLRQRCRLHVVPNANPDGSCRGHLRTNAIGVNLNREWADPTPERSPEVVAIRGAMDASGVDFSMDVHGDEAISAVFMAGFEGIPSLQHDQRAGYRRYCEILARRTPDFQTRRGYPTTPASKANLAMSTNQLAERFGAVAMTLEMPFKDHDDLPSEEQGWSPERSRLLGRECLAALAEWLDWQKGAG; encoded by the coding sequence ATGAGCGACATCCAGATCACCGCTGCCTTCGATTCCGGCAACATCGAAGTCCTGTCCATCTCCGGCGCGAGCGCCGCGCTGAAAATCCGGCGCGACCGCGATTCCGACTTCTTCCAGTGGTTCCACTTCCGCGTCACCGGCGGCAAGGGACGCGAGCTCGAACTGCGCCTGACCGCCCTCAACGCCGCCGCCTACCCCGGCGGCTGGCCCGGCTACCGGGCTGCCGTTTCCGAGGACCGACAGTATTGGGGCCGCGCCGAGACGAGCTGGGACGAGAAGGCCGACGCCGGCACGTTGACGATCCGCTACACGCCCGAGAGCGACGTGTGCTGGTTCGCCTATTTCGCGCCCTATTCGATGGAGCGGCACCACGATCTCGTCGCCGCCGCGACCACCAGCGAGGGCGTCGACTACCGATGCCTCGGTTACAGCCTCGAAGGCCAGCCGATCGACTGCCTCGAAATGGGCGAAGGCCCGGTGCAGGTCTGGCTCTACGCCCGCCAGCATCCGGGCGAATCGATGGCCGAATGGTGGATGGAAGGCGCGCTCGAAGCGCTGACCGATCCCGCCGATCCGATCGCCCGCGTGCTGCGCCAGCGCTGCCGGCTGCACGTCGTGCCCAATGCCAATCCCGACGGCTCGTGCCGCGGGCACCTGCGGACCAATGCCATCGGCGTGAACCTCAACCGCGAATGGGCCGACCCGACGCCGGAGCGCTCGCCCGAAGTCGTCGCGATCCGCGGGGCGATGGACGCCAGCGGCGTCGACTTCTCGATGGACGTCCACGGCGACGAGGCGATCTCGGCGGTGTTCATGGCGGGGTTCGAGGGCATCCCCTCGCTCCAGCACGACCAGCGCGCCGGCTATCGCCGCTACTGCGAGATCCTCGCGCGCCGCACGCCCGACTTCCAGACCCGGCGCGGCTACCCGACCACGCCCGCGAGCAAGGCCAACCTCGCCATGTCGACCAACCAGCTCGCCGAGCGTTTCGGCGCCGTGGCGATGACCTTGGAAATGCCGTTCAAGGACCACGACGACCTGCCGAGCGAAGAGCAGGGGTGGAGCCCCGAGCGCAGCCGACTGCTGGGGCGCGAGTGTCTGGCGGCGCTGGCGGAGTGGCTGGATTGGCAGAAGGGGGCGGGTTGA